The following are from one region of the Salmo salar chromosome ssa27, Ssal_v3.1, whole genome shotgun sequence genome:
- the zhx2b gene encoding zinc fingers and homeoboxes protein 2, with the protein MSSRRKSSTPCMIRVSDKMEQDDSEEMEVSTANVTRNGSSESVENQEHTLQGTIEDLGSEIEAKVVAEADPMPQLRQHGGYECKYCPFSTQNLNDFKEHVDSSHPNVILNPLYLCAVCNFSTKKFDSLTDHNETQHPGETNFKFKRVKVNNQTILEQTIEGKTNSVLCNTVDGQGGNGFVTFPPSKPITVNIGKPNMDNIQSLYQGNDLEKRLENFIPKDQITAVNINGTMIIPEPTIIQGLSYVMPLLQRPPNFCSVPTIAVPLNSTKYNPSLDNNLTLMTSFNKFPYPTHAELSWLTAASKHPEEQIKVWFTTQRLKQGITWSPEEVEEARKKMFNGSIPPIHQTFTVLPTPISQPAKATQPLIQTSFGQSSLVLTSIANGSTMTCAPVAVTVASYVQPLKRPLTTPSFAPELKRPMAAPAEYPKEKILMAPPPVPQKERLPMAPPPVPPELKRSVALPIIASEMKRSSAVPLMASKGKLPLATPLVNTKNKLPMAPSPVFPKMKRPIVTPQFKSYMLPPPSLVSKDKLPITHSLLASDLKLPISPPLIAPQVRRPTIIQSVWTPLKGPFQLPSFSQDGKKTKTQITEMKAGYVRGRLSEDKVLTPLGEANGVSRGDAKWVHDQGPYAQNGILQLYNELASKPEQQKSVQTQFPLLERMKGKTSEQLKILEENFQRNSSPTYNDVDNLVTSTELSREEIDSWFLERRALRDNLEQALLNSMGSKRLNIEKRQQQHGPLNGVRKQGGHPRSSPFAIIAPTTTCSVPLDSKSLALLKDVFAQTRWPSPEEYNQLEAQTGLARTEIVRWFKDSRSALKSGTLEWMEFFHKLNSSGQNGEGALLSTENAFSIIQRYQEVKAPKVEDIGRLTEHASLSSQEIKEWFASKLRQNTSDISQNCGQNGGSREGFGSWMEETKGKDARMGAKELVSDKDRMMEDASGRVTG; encoded by the coding sequence ATGTCCAGTCGCAGGAAATCCTCCACCCCCTGCATGATCCGGGTTAGTGACAAaatggagcaggatgactctgaaGAAATGGAAGTGTCCACTGCCAATGTGACTAGAAATGGGTCTTCAGAGTCTGTGGAAAATCAAGAACATACCTTACAAGGCACTATAGAAGATCTAGGAAGTGAGATTGAAGCAAAAGTTGTGGCGGAAGCTGATCCTATGCCCCAGCTGAGGCAGCATGGAGGTTATGAGTGCAAATACTGTCCTTTCTCCACCCAGAACCTCAACGACTTCAAAGAGCACGTAGACTCCAGTCACCCCAATGTCATACTCAACCCCCTCTACCTGTGTGCCGTGTGCAACTTCAGCACCAAAAAGTTTGACTCTCTTACAGACCACAATGAGACCCAACACCCTGGAGAGACCAACTTCAAGTTCAAGAGGGTAAAAGTAAATAACCAGACTATCTTGGAGCAGACAATCGAAGGCAAGACCAATTCAGTTCTCTGCAATACTGTAGACGGACAAGGTGGTAACGGCTTTGTCACTTTTCCACCGAGCAAACCAATTACGGTGAATATCGGAAAGCCAAACATGGACAACATACAGTCCCTCTACCAAGGGAATGATTTGGAGAAGAGGTTGGAAAACTTTATCCCAAAAGATCAAATCACAGCTGTGAACATAAACGGCACAATGATCATCCCTGAACCAACAATCATTCAAGGGCTCTCGTATGTAATGCCATTGCTTCAAAGACCACCCAACTTCTGTTCTGTACCAACAATTGCTGTTCCTCTGAACTCCACCAAATATAATCCTTCACTGGacaataacctaaccctaatgaCATCTTTTAACAAATTCCCTTACCCAACCCATGCTGAGCTGTCCTGGCTAACTGCTGCGTCTAAGCACCCAGAGGAGCAAATAAAGGTGTGGTTCACTACCCAACGGCTAAAGCAAGGCATCACCTGGTCACCAGAGGAAGTTGAGGAAGCCAGGAAGAAAATGTTTAATGGCTCCATCCCACCCATACATCAGACCTTCACCGTTCTGCCTACCCCAATCTCTCAGCCTGCCAAAGCCACCCAGCCCCTTATTCAGACAAGCTTTGGGCAGTCTAGTCTAGTACTGACAAGTATTGCTAATGGATCAACCATGACCTGTGCTCCTGTTGCAGTGACTGTAGCCAGTTATGTGCAACCTCTCAAGCGACCCCTGACAACTCCTTCATTCGCCCCAGAATTAAAGCGCCCCATGGCGGCCCCTGCAGAATACCCAAAGGAGAAGATACTAATGGCCCCTCCTCCAGTTCCACAAAAAGAGAGACTTCCAATGGCCCCACCCCCAGTGCCCCCAGAATTAAAGAGATCTGTAGCACTTCCTATTATCGCCTCGGAGATGAAGAGGTCCTCGGCAGTACCTCTCATGGCTTCTAAAGGAAAACTGCCCTTGGCCACTCCACTTGTGAACACCAAAAACAAGCTGCCAATGGCACCTTCTCCAGTCTTCCCTAAGATGAAGAGACCTATTGTCACCCCTCAATTCAAGAGTTACATGCTGCCTCCTCCTTCATTAGTTTCCAAAGACAAACTTCCAATCACCCACTCTCTATTGGCTTCGGACTTAAAGTTACCAATCTCACCCCCTCTCATTGCCCCTCAAGTGAGGAGGCCAACAATAATCCAGTCAGTGTGGACTCCCCTCAAGGGCCCGTTCCAACTCCCTAGCTTTTCCCAAGACGGCAAGAAAACAAAAACGCAAATAACAGAGATGAAGGCCGGATATGTCAGAGGACGTCTCTCAGAGGACAAAGTGCTCACCCCTCTTGGGGAAGCGAATGGTGTCTCTCGTGGGGATGCAAAGTGGGTTCATGACCAAGGGCCTTATGCACAGAACGGCATTCTACAGTTGTACAATGAGCTAGCATCGAAACCAGAGCAGCAAAAATCAGTACAGACTCAATTTCCACTCTTGGAGAGAATGAAAGGGAAGACTTCTGAGCAGTTGAAGATTCTAGAAGAGAACTTCCAGAGAAACAGCTCTCCAACATACAATGACGTTGACAATCTAGTGACTTCAACCGAACTGTCACGGGAGGAAATTGACAGCTGGTTTTTAGAGCGCCGGGCACTGCGTGACAACCTTGAACAAGCTCTTCTAAACTCCATGGGCTCAAAGAGACTCAACATTGAGAAGCGTCAGCAACAACACGGACCGCTGAATGGTGTGCGCAAGCAAGGTGGCCATCCAAGAAGCTCTCCCTTTGCCATCATTGCCCCCACCACCACTTGCTCAGTGCCTCTAGACAGCAAATCCTTGGCTCTTCTCAAGGATGTTTTTGCACAAACTCGGTGGCCTTCCCCTGAAGAATACAATCAGCTTGAAGCTCAGACAGGCCTGGCTCGCACAGAAATCGTCCGCTGGTTCAAGGACAGTAGGTCAGCACTGAAGAGTGGGACCTTGGAGTGGATGGAGTTTTTCCATAAACTGAACAGCAGTGGGCAAAATGGCGAGGGGGCGCTACTGAGCACAGAGAATGCTTTCAGCATAATCCAGCGCTACCAGGAAGTAAAGGCACCCAAGGTGGAGGATATTGGGAGGCTAACGGAGCATGCCAGTCTTAGCAGCCAGGAGATCAAGGAATGGTTTGCCAGCAAATTGAGACAAAACACATCTGATATCAGCCAGAATTGTGGCCAAAATGGAGGCAGTCGAGAGGGGTTTGGGAGCTGGATGGAGGAAACCAAGGGGAAGGATGCACGCATGGGTGCTAAGGAGCTGGTCTCGGACAAAGACAGGATGATGGAGGATGCTTCTGGAAGGGTGACTGGATAA